GGGGTGTGCATGTATTTGTTGGTGGTAACGCGCGAGACGGTGGACTCGTGCATTTCAATTTCTTCGGCGACATCACGCAGGACCATCGGGGTCATTGCTTCCTCGCCACGATCGAGGAAATCTCCCTGGCGCGCGACTATACAGCGAGCAACCTTTAGCAGCGTCTCGTTGCGTATTTCAAGGCTGCGGACCAGCCAGCGCGCCTCCTGCAGCTGGGTACGCAGGACGCTGTGGTCGCCGTCGTTACGGATAGCACCGGCGTAGTTCTTGTTGATGCGCAAATCCGGCAGCAGGCTGCTGTTGACCTCGACCACCCACCGGCCGTCGATCTTGCGCACAAACACATCCGGAACTACATAGTCTGTTGTGCGCGGGGCAATGGCATTGCCCGGCTTGGGATGCAGACTGCGTACCAGCGCGACGGCCTCGGCGACCTCTTCATCGCTGGCGTTAAGACGGCGGCGCAAAGCTGAAACCTGGTTATCGGCGATAAGCTGTAACAGCTCGTTATCCTCGGTAATGCCGTAGGCAATCAGCAGGCCGGTCGTGTCCTCATCGAGCTGGTGCAGCTGCAGCTTCAGGCACTCGCACAGCGTGCGCGAGCCGACGCCGGCCGGGTCGAAACGCTGGATGCGCATGAGCACCGCTTCGATTTCCTCTTCCGGCACTTCAAACTCGTCACCCAGAGTCGCTGAAATCGTGGCGAAGTCATCGGTAACGTAGCCTTCTTCGTTGATGGCATCGATGATCGCGCTGGCAATCACCCGCTCACGCGGCGAGAAGTCTTCCAGGTCGGCCTGCCATTCCAGGTACTCCTGCAGCGTCTGACCGGATGTATCTTCGATGTCCTGGCTGATGGGTGGCTGGGCGGATTTGTACTCGCGGTCCGCCGAGGCCGTGATGCGTGGTTCGCGCCAGGCGTCATCGATGACCGGCTCTTCGCTGGCCTTTTTCTGCTCGGCCTCGTTCTTTTCCTTTGGCGTGACGTCGACGAATTCCTCGACGTTCTCCAGCATGACGTTGCTCTCCAGCGCCTCCTGGATGGTGGCCTGCAGGTCCATCACGGGCAGCTGGAGCAGGCGAATGGCCTGCTGCAGCTGGGGCGTCATGGTCAGACTCTGACCGATGCGCAGTTGCAGTGATGGTTTTAACATAATTCCTTAAGTTGCCGGCTCATCCGTTGAGTCGTTGGAAGCTGTTGATTTATAGTTGAAAATCCTCACCGAGGTAGACTTCACGTACCCGTTTGTTGGCCAATACATCTTCGGGTCGACCTTCCAGAATGACCTTTCCTTCACTCAGGATATACGCCCGCTCGCAAATGCCAAGTGTCTCGCGCACATTGTGGTCGGTAATCAGCACCCCGATGCCCCGATCCGTGAGCTGGGCGATGATTCGCTGGATATCCAGCACCGAAATAGGGTCGACCCCGGCGAAGGGCTCATCGAGAAGAACGAACGACGGCTCAGCGGCCAGGGCCCGGGCAATCTCGGCACGGCGCCGCTCACCGCCTGACAGGCTCATCCCCGCGCTGTTGCGGATGTGACCGATGTGCAGGTCCTCCAGCAGCTCCTCAAGCATCCTTTCGCGGGCAGCGCCATCGAGGTCGTCGCGCGTTTCCAGGATGGCCAGGATGTTGTCGGCCACGCTGAGCTTGCGGAACACCGATGCTTCCTGCGGCAGGTAGCCGACCCCCAGCCGCGCCCGACGGTGCATCGGCAGCCGCGTGACATCACGACCGTCGAGCACAATACGGCCGGCATCGCACGGGATCAGGCCGACGATCATATAAAAAGCCGTGGTCTTGCCGGCGCCGTTCGGGCCCAGGAGCCCGATGACCTCGCCGCTGCTCACCTGCAGCGACATGTCATCGACAACCTGGCGCGAGCGGAAACTCTTGCTGATGCCGTCAGCGCGCAGCGTGGTCATTTGTCGATTTCAATGGCTTCGACCTCGGCCTCGGGCAGCGAGGCATCGGCCGGCGGGGTAATTGTTATCCGCACTCTGTCGCCCTGGTCTTCGCCACCGGCAACAATGCGCTGGGCGACAATGTCGTAGGTAATTTCCTCGCCGCGGATTTCGTTCTCGCCCTGCGATACCCAGGCGTCGTTTGCCAGCGTAATCGTAGCGGCGTCGAGGTTGTAGATCAGCCGGCCTGCGCTGCCGCGGGTAATGGTGGTAGCCGGGTTGACGATGCTGTGTTCGAAACGGGCCGGCGTGCCGCTAAGCGTTACGCTACTGAGGTCATCGTCGGCAAAGGTGACGACAGCTTCGGATGCATCAACGCGCACGGTGGCTTCATTGTCGAGACTCAGCACCGCCGGTGTTCCGGTGATAGTAGCGCGCTGCAATCGATGATCGGCAAATTTCATCTCGGCCCGTTCGGCCGTGACTTCGGCGCCCTGGCCAAATATTTTCACATCGCCGCTGAACACCCAGGTGCTGTTGGCAAAATCCAGTTGCGAGGTGTTGGCATTGTCGGCGGCAATACCGAGGTTGCCGCGGCGGATGGAAACTTCCTCAAAAATCAGCCGCTGGTTGCCACGATCGAAGTCCGTGGTAGCCGCGTCGAGCAGAATCGGGATTTCCTGGGCCGCAGTCTGAGCGTTGAGCAGAAGCAGCGCTGCAGTCAGTGCGCGCCAGTCAGGGGAGAAAACGGCCATGTACCTCAGATTGTAACTTCAGTTTCTGGTCCTTCAAATCTGCCCGCAGGCCAACCGCTGTAATCACGTAGTTACCACGCTCGATCCGCACGTCCTGCTCGGATGTTGCCAAATGTGCGCGCACATCGACGTCCAGTTCGGGGGTCGTCACCACCGTCGTCTGTGGTCCGACAAACAGCATTTCCTCGATGCGTACGTTGCCAAACAGCTCGATCAGGTCGCCGGCTTCGTTGATGGAGCCGGCGTCAGCCTGCAGGTGCCAGGGCTGCGGGCCGCCGCTGCTGTATTCCAGGTCTACCGTCTGCATCGAAACTGCACCGCTGGCTGGCTGCTGGGTTATCTGTACAGCACGCAGCGTGTACAGACGCTCTCCGGCCGGGCTCATGCCCTCGACTACGGCATCGCGCAGGTAGTAACCACCCGGCGGTGCGGCCTCACGCTGTGGTTGTGTTGGCTGGCGCTGCTGCACAACGATCCATGTCGTGACGGTCGCGGCCAGCAGCGCGACTGCAATCGCAAAATTGCGCCAGTTCATTGGTAATTCTGGGCGGCGAGTATCAGGTCGCACAGTTCACGCACGGCTCCCTCGCCACCGCCGAGGCTGGTGACCCAGTGCGCAATTTCCTTGAGCCGCGGATGGCCGTTGGCCACGGTAACGGCCAGCCCGGCACGCTGCAGCATTGGCAGGTCGGCGAGGTCGTCGCCTATTGCCGCCACCTGCTCGGCGGTCACGCCGGCTTCGCGCATTACCGCTTCGATCCGTTCGCCCTTGTCGGCACAATGCATATAAACATCCGCCACACCAAGTTCTTTCATGCGCCGTTTGACAGCCTTTGACTTGCGCGCCGAGATGATCACCGGTTTTATTCCGGCACTCATCAGACGGCGCAGCCCGAGGCCGTCATGCACGTGAAATACCTTGAGATGTTCGCCGTCTTCGCAGTAGTACAG
This Gammaproteobacteria bacterium DNA region includes the following protein-coding sequences:
- a CDS encoding RNA polymerase factor sigma-54 encodes the protein MLKPSLQLRIGQSLTMTPQLQQAIRLLQLPVMDLQATIQEALESNVMLENVEEFVDVTPKEKNEAEQKKASEEPVIDDAWREPRITASADREYKSAQPPISQDIEDTSGQTLQEYLEWQADLEDFSPRERVIASAIIDAINEEGYVTDDFATISATLGDEFEVPEEEIEAVLMRIQRFDPAGVGSRTLCECLKLQLHQLDEDTTGLLIAYGITEDNELLQLIADNQVSALRRRLNASDEEVAEAVALVRSLHPKPGNAIAPRTTDYVVPDVFVRKIDGRWVVEVNSSLLPDLRINKNYAGAIRNDGDHSVLRTQLQEARWLVRSLEIRNETLLKVARCIVARQGDFLDRGEEAMTPMVLRDVAEEIEMHESTVSRVTTNKYMHTPRGVIELRYFFSSHVGTVDGQERSSTAIRAMIKKIIANENPEKPLSDNKIAQMLLEKGVTVARRTIAKYREALNIPSSSLRKRRTVK
- the lptB gene encoding LPS export ABC transporter ATP-binding protein, yielding MTTLRADGISKSFRSRQVVDDMSLQVSSGEVIGLLGPNGAGKTTAFYMIVGLIPCDAGRIVLDGRDVTRLPMHRRARLGVGYLPQEASVFRKLSVADNILAILETRDDLDGAARERMLEELLEDLHIGHIRNSAGMSLSGGERRRAEIARALAAEPSFVLLDEPFAGVDPISVLDIQRIIAQLTDRGIGVLITDHNVRETLGICERAYILSEGKVILEGRPEDVLANKRVREVYLGEDFQL
- the lptC gene encoding LPS export ABC transporter periplasmic protein LptC — protein: MNWRNFAIAVALLAATVTTWIVVQQRQPTQPQREAAPPGGYYLRDAVVEGMSPAGERLYTLRAVQITQQPASGAVSMQTVDLEYSSGGPQPWHLQADAGSINEAGDLIELFGNVRIEEMLFVGPQTTVVTTPELDVDVRAHLATSEQDVRIERGNYVITAVGLRADLKDQKLKLQSEVHGRFLP
- a CDS encoding HAD-IIIA family hydrolase, with the translated sequence MTEPDQATKQRASAIRLVAIDVDGVLTDGRLYYCEDGEHLKVFHVHDGLGLRRLMSAGIKPVIISARKSKAVKRRMKELGVADVYMHCADKGERIEAVMREAGVTAEQVAAIGDDLADLPMLQRAGLAVTVANGHPRLKEIAHWVTSLGGGEGAVRELCDLILAAQNYQ